One Thermodesulfobium sp. 4217-1 genomic window, GGAAAAGGCAAAAAAGAGAGACATAGTGTCTCCAAATATCTTAGATCAGATGGACGATCAGGCGCTGTTTGAACTCCTTTTCCTGCCAGGATTTTCTACAGCCGATAAGGTGTCTGAAGTTTCCGGCAGAGGTGTAGGCCTTGATGTCGTAAAATCTGTGGTAGAAAGGTTAAACGGTTCCGTTTCTTTGATCAGCAAGTTGGGAGAATATACTCGCTTTACCCTAAAATTCCCTCTTACACTTGCTATTATTCAGGCTTTGCTTGTTAAAGTTGGCAAGGAGGTTTATGCTTTGCCCTTAAACGTAGTTCTTGAAACAAGATTCTTAGAAGAAGAAGAGGTACAATCAATACAGTCGCAGCAGGTAACGCTTTTTAGAGGTGAGGTTTTGCCAGTCTTAAGGCTTGCTGATATATTTGAAACTCCAGGCAAACAAGATTTTAATGAAAACTTCCTTGTAGTCGTTTCAACCTCTGATAAAAATGTAGTTTTATCTGTGAGCGATCTTATAGGGAATTCAGAAGTTGTTATAAAACCATTGGGATACATTGTCAATAGAGTAAAAGGCTTTTTTGGTGCTACTATATTAGGTGACGGCAGGGTTGCTTTGATTGTTGATACTGTTTCTTTAATGAGTGCCGTTAAAGAGAAAAACTTTATAAAGGTGGGTTAACAATGATAGATCTTTCTCAAAGGGCACAAGAAAATATGAAGCAAATCTTGGATAGAGTATCTGATATACCCCCTTTACCACATATAGTAATAGAAGCTCTAAACATTATAAAAGATCCAAAATCAACGGCGGTAAATCTGGCAAACGTTATAAGTCAGGATCAGGCTCTTACGGCAAGAGTTTTAAGGCTTTCAAACGCTGCCTATTTTGGATATGCAAGAAGGATCAAGACTGTTACTGAGGCAATTGTTATATTGGGGTTCGGAGTAGTTGAAAACATACTTTATGCAGCAGCTCTTCATGCGCACTTGTCCAAGGAGGTTGAGGGCTATGAACTTCAAAAAGGAGCTCTTTGGGAACACTCAATGTCTGTGGCTATCGGAGCAAAAACTCTTGCAAAATTAATAAAATATCCTAAGCCAGAAGAGCCATTTACCGCTGGAATACTTCACGATATAGGCAAAACTATAATCGGCAAATTTGTTCAAAAGGAATTTCAGACCATAAATGAACTTGTAGAAGAGGGCAAGTCATTCCAGGAAGCTGAGATCGCAGTTCTTGGGTTTGATCATGCATATCTTGGCGGCAAAGTTGCTGAAAAATGGAATTTACCTCCAATGCTGATTGAAGCTATTGCTCATCATCACAGCCCAATGGATGCTAAGGATTTTGTAGACATTGTTTGCATTGTCCATATTGCTGATGCAGTCGCCCTTATGAGTGGTCAGGGGGTCGGTGCCGATGGTCTTTTGTATAGGCTGGAGCCTAAGGCCATGGAGGTATTAAATATTAAAGAAGAGCACCTTGAAAACATTTACACTCAAGTTGTCCAGGCATTCATAGACCACAGACAACTTTTGGAGATAGACTGATGATAATTAATGACCCCGTTTTTAAAGTACTTGGATTTGGGCTTTCTGGCGCTTATAAGAGAAACGAAGTCCTTGCCCAAAATATAGCAAACGCTGATACTCCAGGATACAAGTCTTATGATATTAATTTTATGGCCCAGTTAAGGGAGGTTTTAAAAAAAGATGAGAACAACCTCCCACTGAAGAGAACCGATCCATTGCATATTGACGATAGTCAAACTCTTGATGAGGGTTTTAAGACAGTAAAAAGAAATGAAGGCGTCTATACAAACGGCAATGACGTTGATCCAGAGAGGGAAAACGCAATGCTCCTTGATAATGCCCTTTATTATGAATCATTGCTTGGCAGCATCTCTAAGGAGTTTTCTATATGGATGAACGTGGTGTCAGAGGGCAAAAAGTAATTATAAATAGCTATCTTATTTTAATACTCAATTAGCTTTAAAATATTAACGGAGGTTAAGATGAAAAGGGTAACCCAGAAGCAGGGACTTGATATTTCAAGCTTGATATCTAGCTCTGGCTCTTTTAAAGAGGACTATAAAACTGACTTCAAGAGCGTTTTGAAGGAGACTGAAAGTAAAAAAAATCTGGCTGCAACTTCACCTTCAAAATTTAATGGTTTGATATCCTCTTCGGGCGCTGTGTTCTCTTCAGAAATCAATTCAGTTGTAGCTCAGGCTGATCCTGTTAATCAAAATTATGACAAAACCGAAATAAATCAGATCGCGTCTAGTGATTGGGAGAAAGAGCTCCCGGATATAGCCAATGAATATGGCATCAAGCCAAGCTTGTTAAAGGCAATAGTTTTAGCTGAATCTAATGGAAATCCAAATGCCGTGTCACCTGATGGGGCTCTTGGGTTGGGCCAACTTATGCCAGCTACAGCAAGGGGTTTGGGTGTGGATAACCCGCTCGATCCCATAGAAAACCTCAGAGGAACAGCAAAATATCTTTCAAGTCTCTTAAAAACATTTAAGAGCGTTGATCTTGCACTTGCTGCGTACAACGCAGGCCCGGGCTCCGTTGAAAGATTTAACGGCGTGCCTCCTTATGCTGAAACCATTAATTATATCAGGCGAGTTAAAAGTTTGATGGTTTCGGTCTAATTTTTTGCTATGACATTGAACCCCATTGAAAATTGTGATGTAAGGAGCATAAGATGTAGAATTTTAATTGTAATTATTTTATCCTTTTTAATTCCAGTTTTGTTTTTTGCATGCACCCTTTTTATCCAGTATCAGGATTTTAAAAACGATATTTCAAACAACCTTGGCTCTTCAACTGAAAGGTATAAAAGCACATTAGAGAACTTTATTTCAAGTGAATTCTATAAACTTGAGATGCTTTCATCGCTCGATAGCATAAAGAGAGCGTCCCCTGAGTCTGAATCTATATTGAGAAATCTAAAGGGCTCTTTTCCCGAAGCTCAAAGTATAGCTTATGTCAATGTATCAGGCCAGATTGAATATTCAACGACTAAGATTAAAAATATTTCCGTTGCCGATAGAAGTTATTTTATTAAAGCCATGAAGGGAGAAAAGTCAGTTTCTGGGCTACTCCTTTCAAGGTTTGACAATGAAAGAGTGATAGTTTTTGCTGTGCCAGTTTTTACTAAGGATAATTTTATAACAGGCGTAGTCATATCCATAATCCCAGTTGAAAATATTTATAAGATTATTTCACCGATTAATAGCTCGATAAATGGTTTGGGTTCTCAGGTACGTTTCGCATTAATAGACCAAAATTCAAACGTTATTGTGTCCAATCCTAAGTACTCTACTCAGTTTATAGGGAAGGATTTTAAAGCATTTTTTATAAACAATCCTGTTAATTTTTTTAATCTTATCTTTTTTGATCGATGGTTAAGCAGTGAGACTAAATTAACAACTTCTGGATGGACAATCTACTTCGCCATCTCGTCAAGCGTTTTCTTAAGCCTTGTTAGGTTTACTTTTATTGCTATCTTTTTTTGTCTTTTAGCTATGATAATGCTGCTTTGGTTTGGATATTTTTTTGTTTACAAAGAATTTGCCAAACCAATTAAAGTTCTTGAAGATATTTTTTATAAAGACAGAAGAGATGTTAGAGAGATTTGCTCCATTCAGTCAGACAAGTTTACGCTGGAATTTAAATCGCTATTCGATAACCTCATTAAAATATTGAAACAACTAGATCAAAAGGACACTGAACTTGAAGATGTTAATAAAGAGCTAAGATCTGCTGAAAGAAAATATAGAGCCTTAGTTGACAACTCGCTTACTGGAATATTTATGCTCGCTCCTGATTTTACATTTAGGTATGCAAATGTTCAGTTTGCCAGTATTTTTGGCCTCTCTATCGAAGAGCTTTTAGTAAAATCTCCTCTTGAGCTGTTTACAAAAGATGGTCAAGAGGCGATAAGATCTGTCGTTACCGAAGAAGGCATGGTAATTGGCGATCGATTTCATTCAATCGTTACAGGAAATCATAAAGATGGCAGTTTAATATATTTAGAAGTGCTCTTGACATATCTTCTTGATGACGAGGGTATATATTTATTCGGTACCGCTGCTGACGTTTCTGACAAGGTGGAATACCAGAGAAATCTTGAATTTTTGAGCTATAGGGATTCGCTTACCGGGATATATAACAGGAGATTTTTTGAAGAGGAATTAGCGAAGCTTAGCATTTCAAAACTAAAAAGAAAAATTGCAATAGTCGTAGTAGATATCGACTGTTTGAAATGGGCAAACGATAGAATAGGACACGCAGAGGGCGACAATTTGATAATTCGTACTGCCCACTTGCTGGACGGCATTTTCAAAGAGATTGGTCGCGTGTGTAGGATAGGCGGAGATGAATTTGCGGCTGTTTGTACCGATTATAGAAGCGATGAGCTAAACGCTGCTATTGACAAATTAAAAAATAATATAGGGTTGGCTGAAGGTGAGCATGTCCCGCTGTATATGTCTTTTGGCTTGGCATTTGGCCACGTGCCTGGAGACGATTTGCAGGATATCTTCAGAAGAGCTGACGACGAAATGTACATAGACAAAGGGTCTCATCATGAGGCTGTATACAATATACTGAAGACCTATGCCAAAGAGCGGGGATTTGAGTCTTAGTCTTTGGGCAGGCAAAAAGATAATGGGATGGCTATTAAGGGTATTATAGCTATAACGTAAAATGCAGAAATTAATCCATAGCTGTCTGCTAAAACTCCCAACAAGGGTGCGATTATTCCGCCCACGCTAACAGCAAGGCCAATAGTTACCCCTGATGCCAAGCCCATGCTGTTTGGAAGATATTTTTGACCAAGGACTACCATCGGGCTAAACGCCATATATACTGCAAAACCTATGGGCACTAACAGCGCCATTGCTAAGGTTTGATTGTTTATAAAAGGAAATGCAAGAAGGGCTGGCAATAGGACAATGAATCCAAATCTAACTATATTGACGTATCCAATCCTGTCAGCTAAATTGCCACCTAGTACTGTTCCTATCGCACCCATTAGAAAGAATATTGCCAGTGCAATACTGCCTTCGGTTTGAGAAGAGTGATAGTAGTTTATCCACAAAAGAGGAATAAAGGTATTTAGACCAAAAAATATACTTGATCTACAGAACACAATGCCAGTAAGGATTGAAAAAGCACTAATTTGGTTTTTTGTATTTTTTGCCCAGGCAGTTTTTGTTTCCTTTGGGCTTTTAAGTATCTTGTCAAAAAACGGAATGTGAGGTATAAACAGGATAGCCATAAAAAGGCTTAATATGAGCAGAATAATTGTGGCATGAAATCCAAAATGCAGTATTGCTATTGTGGCAATGATTGGTCCAAGAGCGTAGCCACCATTACCACCAAGCGCGAATAAAGAAAGCCCACTTGCCTTTTTGCTGCCTGCAAGCTTATTGGCCAAGAGAGCCCCTTCTGGGTGAAACATCGCAACCCCCAAACCGCTTATTGATATAATGCAAAACAATATTGTATAATTTGGAATATAACCAGAAAAGCCAATGCCAAGGCCAGCTAAAAATATTCCAGCTATCATCATCCAGGCTCTTGCATGTTTGTCTGCCATTATTCCAAATATTGGTTGGACTACAGAGGACAAAAAATTTGCAGCAAAAATGAGACCAGCAGCTTGAGCGTAATTTAAACCGTGCTCTGTAATCATAAAGGGCAGCAGGGCTGGCAAAGCACCCTGATTTAGGTCGGTAAAAAGATGACCCATTGTTAACAAAAATAAATATTTATAATTCATTTAAAACCTCCAGAAGTGTAACTGGTTTTTTTGATATTTTATAGTATTATACAGTTTATTTCAAAAACTTTTTATATGTCAAACTTTTTATTTAGTATCGCCCAAAAATTTGTTATACTAAAAATTCTATATTGTTAGAGCTATCTATGAGGCTTGTATATTATTAGATGTTTGAAAGGAGATAATTATGGGTAAGGATTCCAGCGACAAGATTGTATTTGAAAATGGAGCAATCTACGAGGGCGATATTTTAAATGGAGAGCCACACGGAAGAGGCATTATGAATTATGTTGATGGTACTGTATACGAAGGCGATTTCGTTCAAGGCAAGAGGAATGGCAGAGGGAAGATTGCATGGCTTACAGGCGATGAGTACGAGGGAGACTGGAAAAACGACAGGATAAGCGGATATGGGAATTTTTCTTTTCACGATGGGCGACAGTATGTTGGAGAATGGAAGGATGACAAGGAAAATGGTTATGGCAGGCTTAGCTTTCCTGATGGACGTTATTACGAGGGCGACTGGATTGATGGCAAGAAGCAGGGAAAGGGCGAGTTTGCCTGGCCTGACGGCACCTTTTATTTAGGAGAATTTTATCAGGACCATTTTAACGGTCAGGGTCTATTTTGCCAGGCTGACGGCACGAGATTCGCTGGCACATTTAATATGAACAGAACGGAAGGCAGGGTCGTAGTTACATATTCTGATGGTTCATGGTATGCAGGTGGCTATCTTAATGGCAAAAGACATGGATTTGGTGTTCTGGTATTGCCAGATATGACGAGATATGTGGGTGGGTGGAAAGAAGATTTAAAACATGGTGAGGGCAAACTTGTCACTCCTGATGGTAAATCTGAAGATGGAGTTTGGGCAGAGGACGAAATTGTAGAAAAATAAGCTCTATCTATATCCTTAATTTTTTACTATTTATTATGTTTATGAATACATAACAATTCTTAATTCATAATATGTTTAATTATCGATTTGTTTGATTTATAATCTAAGTTAGCGTTTAGGATTTGCCCAAAGGAGGGTAAATAGTGAAAATAGCTGTAGCGGGCAAAGGTGGTGTAGGTAAGACCACTGTTTGTGCTTGGTTTGCTGACTTTCTTTCAAGGCAGGGGAAGGACGTCCTCTTGATAGATGCTGATTCAAACGCAACATTGGGTCTGGCTTTGGGGTTTTCTGAAGGTCAATTGCCTGTCCCTATATCTGAAGAGCTAGAGTTAATTAATTCCAGAGTGGGGAGCGGGATTATAAACCTAAATCCAAAAG contains:
- a CDS encoding HDOD domain-containing protein, yielding MIDLSQRAQENMKQILDRVSDIPPLPHIVIEALNIIKDPKSTAVNLANVISQDQALTARVLRLSNAAYFGYARRIKTVTEAIVILGFGVVENILYAAALHAHLSKEVEGYELQKGALWEHSMSVAIGAKTLAKLIKYPKPEEPFTAGILHDIGKTIIGKFVQKEFQTINELVEEGKSFQEAEIAVLGFDHAYLGGKVAEKWNLPPMLIEAIAHHHSPMDAKDFVDIVCIVHIADAVALMSGQGVGADGLLYRLEPKAMEVLNIKEEHLENIYTQVVQAFIDHRQLLEID
- a CDS encoding lytic transglycosylase domain-containing protein, whose translation is MKRVTQKQGLDISSLISSSGSFKEDYKTDFKSVLKETESKKNLAATSPSKFNGLISSSGAVFSSEINSVVAQADPVNQNYDKTEINQIASSDWEKELPDIANEYGIKPSLLKAIVLAESNGNPNAVSPDGALGLGQLMPATARGLGVDNPLDPIENLRGTAKYLSSLLKTFKSVDLALAAYNAGPGSVERFNGVPPYAETINYIRRVKSLMVSV
- a CDS encoding MFS transporter, which encodes MNYKYLFLLTMGHLFTDLNQGALPALLPFMITEHGLNYAQAAGLIFAANFLSSVVQPIFGIMADKHARAWMMIAGIFLAGLGIGFSGYIPNYTILFCIISISGLGVAMFHPEGALLANKLAGSKKASGLSLFALGGNGGYALGPIIATIAILHFGFHATIILLILSLFMAILFIPHIPFFDKILKSPKETKTAWAKNTKNQISAFSILTGIVFCRSSIFFGLNTFIPLLWINYYHSSQTEGSIALAIFFLMGAIGTVLGGNLADRIGYVNIVRFGFIVLLPALLAFPFINNQTLAMALLVPIGFAVYMAFSPMVVLGQKYLPNSMGLASGVTIGLAVSVGGIIAPLLGVLADSYGLISAFYVIAIIPLIAIPLSFCLPKD
- the flgB gene encoding flagellar basal body rod protein FlgB, with the protein product MIINDPVFKVLGFGLSGAYKRNEVLAQNIANADTPGYKSYDINFMAQLREVLKKDENNLPLKRTDPLHIDDSQTLDEGFKTVKRNEGVYTNGNDVDPERENAMLLDNALYYESLLGSISKEFSIWMNVVSEGKK
- a CDS encoding diguanylate cyclase, with product MTLNPIENCDVRSIRCRILIVIILSFLIPVLFFACTLFIQYQDFKNDISNNLGSSTERYKSTLENFISSEFYKLEMLSSLDSIKRASPESESILRNLKGSFPEAQSIAYVNVSGQIEYSTTKIKNISVADRSYFIKAMKGEKSVSGLLLSRFDNERVIVFAVPVFTKDNFITGVVISIIPVENIYKIISPINSSINGLGSQVRFALIDQNSNVIVSNPKYSTQFIGKDFKAFFINNPVNFFNLIFFDRWLSSETKLTTSGWTIYFAISSSVFLSLVRFTFIAIFFCLLAMIMLLWFGYFFVYKEFAKPIKVLEDIFYKDRRDVREICSIQSDKFTLEFKSLFDNLIKILKQLDQKDTELEDVNKELRSAERKYRALVDNSLTGIFMLAPDFTFRYANVQFASIFGLSIEELLVKSPLELFTKDGQEAIRSVVTEEGMVIGDRFHSIVTGNHKDGSLIYLEVLLTYLLDDEGIYLFGTAADVSDKVEYQRNLEFLSYRDSLTGIYNRRFFEEELAKLSISKLKRKIAIVVVDIDCLKWANDRIGHAEGDNLIIRTAHLLDGIFKEIGRVCRIGGDEFAAVCTDYRSDELNAAIDKLKNNIGLAEGEHVPLYMSFGLAFGHVPGDDLQDIFRRADDEMYIDKGSHHEAVYNILKTYAKERGFES